The genomic DNA CTTGGTCGGGTCGCGGTGCGCGCCGCCCAATGGCTCCGGCACCACCGCATCCACGAGGTTCAGGCGCAGCAGGTCCTCCGCCGTCAGCCTGAAGGCTTCGGCCGCCTGGGGCGCCTGCGCAGCGTCCCGCCATAGGATGGAGGCGCCGCCTTCCGGCGAGATGACACTGTAGATGCTGTGCTCCAGCATCAGGATGCGGTCCGCCGCCGCCAGGGCGATGGCGCCGCCGGAGCCGCCCTCGCCGATGATCGTGGCGACCACCGGCACGGGTGCTTCCAGGCAGGCCTCGATGGAGCGGGCGATGGCCTCGGCCTGCCCGCGCGCCTCGGCCTCGATGCCGGGGAAGGCGCCCGCCGTGTCCACGAAGGTGATGATCGGGATGCCGAAGCGGCCGGCGAGCTCGATCAGGCGCCGCGCCTTGCGGTAGCCTTCGGGCTTGGCGCTGCCGAAATTGTGCTTGATACGGGTCTCGGTGTCGGTGCCCTTCTCGGTGCCCAGGACCATCACCGAATGCCCGTGGAAGCGGCCGAGGCCGCCCACCACGGCCTCGTCATCGGCGAAGGCGCGGTCCCCCGCCAGAGGCGTGAACTCCTCGATCAGCGCCTCGATATAGGCCAGGCATTTCGGCCGCTCCGGGTGGCGGGCCACCTGCGCCTTCTGCCAGGGGGTCAGCTTGCTGTAGGTCGCGGCGAGGAGCTTCTCCGCCTTGTCCTGCAGGCGGCCGACCTCCTCCGCCACATCGATGCCGCCGGCATCGGTGGTCCGGCGGAGTTCCTCGATCTGGCCTTCCAGCTCGGCGATCGGCTTCTCGAAATCCAGGAAATGACGCATCGGGGGTCCGTACACGGAGGCGTGCGGAGCGGCTAGAGCGGATCGCGCCGGAAGGGAAGCGCCGGACCCGCGAATCCGCCCCGCCTGGAAGGGAAGGCGATGCCCCGGCACGGGCCGGGGAGGCAAGGGCCTCTTTCCGGAAGGCGGCGGCCCCTGTCAGTGCTCCGCCTCGCCTGGCCTCTCGACCTGGCCGCGCCGTTGCAGGCGCAGGGCCACGAGCCAACAGGAAAGCGCCCAGGCCGAGCCCAGGCACCAGCCGGCCAGCACGTCGGTCGGCCAGTGCACCCCCAGATAGATCCGGCTGGCGCCCACCAGCAGCGTCACCGCCACCGCGACGGCCATCACATAGAGCTTCAGCCGCGGCCCCGCCTGGATGCGCGTCATCAGCGCCCCCAGGGTCAGGTAGGTGACGGCCGAGAGCATGGCATGGCCGCTGGGGAAGCTGGCGGTGAAGACCTCCACCATATGGGGCACCACGTCCGGGCGCGGCCGTTCGAAGAGGAGCTTGACCAGCAGGGACAGCACGGTGCCGCCCAGGATGGACACGGCGGTCAGCAGCGCCGCGCCGCGCTTGCGCTCCAGCAGCAGGCCGCCCAGCACCACGAGGCTCACGGACACCAGGATCACGTTGCTGCCCAGGGCGGTCACGTCCTGGGCGATCGCCGGCAGCCAATGGGGGCCGATGGGGCGCTCCAGATCGGCCGGGTCGCGCAGCAGGAGGAGCAGGTGGCGGTCGAAACCTTCCAGGCTGTCGCCATGCACCAGAGCCGCCAGTGCCACGAAGCCCAGCAGCCCGCCCGCCACCAGCAGCAGGCCGAGCAGCCCCGGCAGTTCGGGCGTGGCGTCGCGGTGCTCGAATCGGGTCATGCGCGTCGTTCCTCCTGGGCATGCCCCTTTGGGGGGTCATGGGGCGGTGGGCCTTCGGACGGCCATCCCGGGCAGCAACGGCTCAGCCGGTGCCGCGTTCCCCCGCCGGCGCGACGGCGTCGGAGAGCGGGTGGTGCAGTTCCATCACCGCCCGCAGCCGTTCCTCCAGCACCTTGGTGTAGATCTGCGTGGTCGCGATATCGGCATGGCCGAGCAGCACCTGCAGAGAGCGCAGGTCCGCGCCCCGGTTCAGCAGGTGGGTGGCGAAGGAGTGGCGCAGCACGTGCGGCGTCGCCCGCGCCGGGTCCAGCCCGGCCTCCAGCGCCGCCGCCCGCAGCAACTGGTTCAGCCGTTGTCGCGTCAGGTGCCCTGCCGCGGCGCGGGAGGGAAAGAGCCAGCGCGCGGCCGGCCCGCCCTTTTCCTCCTCTGTCGCCAGCCCGGCCAGGGCCTCTCGCGCCCGGGCGCTGATCGGGATCAGGCGTTCCCGCCCGCCCTTGCCCCGGATGGCGACCAGCGGCGCCGTGTCGCGCAGCGCCGCCGCCGGCAGGGCGACCAGCTCGCTTACCCGCAGGCCGGAGCCGTAGAGCATCTCGCAGGCCGCCACGGCCAGCAGGCCGCTGCGCCCGGGGAGGCGGGACGCGCCGGCGATCAGCGCCTCCACCTCCTCCTCCCGCAGGGCCTTGGGCAGGGATTGCGGCAGGCGCGGCGTGTCGAGCAGCGCGGTCGGGTCGTCGCCGCGCATCCCCTCCCGGGCCAGGAAGCGGAAGAACTGGCGCAGCGCCGAAAGCCGCCGGGCGACGGTGCGCGCCGAAAGCCCCGCGCCCGAGAGCCCGGCGAGATAGGCGCGCAGCGCTTCGGGCGAGGCGCCGTCCAGCGTCCCGCCTTTCCGGCGCAGCCATCCCGCCACATCCGTCAGGTCCGCCTCATAGGCGGCCAGGGTGTTGCGGGCCGCGCCGCGCTCGGCCGCCAGCATCTCCAGAAAGGCCTCGACACGGGCATCCATGGCGTGCAGGAGAGCCGCCCCGGCCACGCCTTCAGCGCGGGCCGAAGCGCTCCGCCGGGATGGTGCGCTCCACCGGCTGTGGACTCACATCGGGCGGAAAGGCACCAATGACGAGCAGGCCCACGGCGAGCAGTGCGATGATGACGAGAATGATCAGGGTCAGTGGGCGACGAAACATGGAGTTGCGCGTGGTCCCTCGCGTGCGGGCGAAGCCGTGCTAGCCTTGGGCACCGTGTCGCGCAACCTGGACATCCTCGCCGATCCGCATTCGGAGCGAAACCGTGGCTCCGCTGCCCCGCCGGCGGAAGCCGACCGGGCCGCGAAACACGTCCAGACGGGGAGCGGAGCGGGGAATATCCGCGGGGAAGCCGGCGCGGTCGCGGATTCCACGGCCCCGGCCCGGATGGCGGCGGTCGCGGCCCGCAGCATCGTGCTGGTTGGCCTGCCGGGTGCCGGAAAGTCCTCGATCGGCCGGCGACTCGCGGCGCGGCTCGGCCGCCCCTTCCTCGACACCGATGCCGAGATCGAGGCCGCGGCCGGCCTGCCCGTCTCCGAGATCTTCGCCCGCTATGGCGAGGCGCATTTCCGCGATGGCGAGCGGCGGGTGATTGCCCGCATCCTGGCCGGCCCGCCGGTGGTGCTGGCCACGGGGGGCGGCGCCTTCAACGACCCGCGCACCCGTGCCTCGGTGCGCGCTTCCGGCGCCGTCGCGGTCTGGCTGCGCTGCTCTCTTTCCGCCCTGGTGCGCCGGGTGGCCGGGCGGGACCACCGCCCGATGTTCGTCGGGCGCGACCCGGCCGAGGTGCTGCACGGCCTCATGCAGATGCGCCATCCTTATTATGCGGAAGCCGATATCGTGGTGGATTGCACCGACGAGACCCCCGACATGACCACCGCCAATGTCGAGGTGGCGCTCGGCGCCCATGAGGCCCCGTCCCGCCTCCCCGTCACGCTGGGCGCGCGCAGCTACGAGGTCGCCATCGGCGGGCACCTGCTCGAACGCGCCGGCGGGCTGCTGGCCCCGGTGCTGCCGGCGCGCCGCGTGGCGGTGGTGTCCGACGCGGCGGTGGCGGCCCTGCACGGCGCCCGGCTGCGGGCCGGGCTGGAGGATGCGGGCTTCGAGATCCGTGCCGAGATCGCCGTGCCGCCCGGCGAGGGCTCCAAGAGCATGGCTTCGCTGGAGGCCGTGCTGGACGCGCTGCTCGGCGCCGGGATCGACCGCAAGACGACCGTGATCGCCCTGGGCGGCGGCGTGGTGGGCGACCTGGCCGGCTTCGCGGCCGCCGTTGCCATGCGCGGCCTGCCTTTCGTGCAGGTGCCGACGACCCTGCTGGCCCAGGTGGATTCCTCGGTCGGCGGCAAGACCGGGATCAACCTGCGCGCCGGCAAGAACCTCGCCGGCGCCTTCCACCAGCCGCGCATGGTGCTGGCCGATATCGGCACCCTCGCCTCCCTGCCCCCGCGCGAGCTGCGCGCTGGCTGGGCCGAGGTCGCCAAGCACGGGCTGCTTCAGGGATCGCTCTGGGACTGGTGCGAGGCGCAGGGGCCGGCGGCCATGGCCGGGGACCCGGCGGCGCTGCGCCACGCGGTGCTGGAATCCTGCCGCCTGAAATCCGCCGTGGTGGCCGCCGACGAGCGCGAGGAATCCGCCGAGGGCGGCCGGGCGCTGCTGAATCTCGGCCATACCTTCGGCCATGCGGTGGAAGCCGAGTGCGGCTATGACGGCAGCCTGCTGCATGGCGAGGGGGTGGCCATCGGCCTCGCCTTGGCGGCGAAGCTCTCCGCCCGGCTGGGTCACTGCGACCCGGCCCTGCCCGCCCGGGTGGTGGCGCATCTGCGCGATGTGGGGCTGCCCGCCTCGATCGGCGACCTGGAACGGCGCTTTACCGTGGAGGCCCTGCTGGGGCGGATGCGCAAGGACAAGAAGGTCCGCGACGGCGCGCTCCGCTTCGTGCTGATCCGGGAGCCCGGTGACGTCTTCACCACGGGCGACGTGCCGGAAGACGTGGTGGCGGCCCTGCTGCGCGAGGACGGCGCCACCGGCTGAGGCGGCCCCCTCCCGTGGGCGCGGCCCCGGCCGGTCCGCGGATCGCGCCCTCCCGGTCGCGGGGGTTATGCCACCCTCACGCTTCCGGCGATTCCGCCGCCGGCGGTCACGGGCTAGGCTGGGGCCCATGCCCCTTTCCCAGCCCGTGGCACGCAGCCTCCAGCACAACCGCGACATTGCCCTGCGCGGCTATGAGCGCGAGGACGGGTCCTTCGACATCGAGGCCCGTCTGACCGACACCAAGGCCTATCCGCTGCCCAATCTGGACCGCGGCACCCTGATGCCGGGCGACGCCCTGCACGACATGTGGATCCGGCTGACGGTGGATGCCGACATGCTGATCCTGTCCTGCGAGGCGGCGACGGACAGTTCGCCCTATGCGATCTGCCCGGACATCGCGCCGAACTTCGCCCGGCTGGCCGGGGTCCGCATCGGTCCGGGCTTCAACCGCGCCGTGAAGGAGCGGGTCGGCGGCACGGAGGGGTGCACCCATCTGCGGGAGCTCCTGGCCCAGATGGCCACGGTGGCCTACCAGACCCTGCATTCGGTCCGCACCCGCCGGCGCCGGGATAGCGGAGAAGGCGAGCCGCCCTTGTCGCCGGGGATCGTCGGCACCTGTTACGCCTATGCGCCCGACAGCCCCGTGGTGCGGCGGCGGAAGGGCTGAGACCGGCGGGCGGAAGTCCCGGCCTTCGCGCTGTCCGGCATCGCGCGGGGCCGGCCGGCCGGACCCTCCGGGCCCGGCCGGGGATCGCGCCCTATCGGCGTTCGGCCGCCAGGGCGACGCCGAGGTCCTCCGAGGCATCCATCGGCTCCAGCGCCGCCGGGGCCTCCGGGACACGCCGGGCGCCACGCGTCAGCCACTGGCCCAGCCGCATGCTGGGCGTCTCGACCAGCCGGTAGCCGAGTTCCGCCACCACCAGCGAAACGGGGATCGCCAGCAGCACCGCGAGGCCGGGCGGCAGGATTCCCACCAGCCCATGCGCCAGGGCCAGGATGACGATCTGGTGGAAGAGGTACAGGCTGTAGGAGATCTCCCCGAGCCGCCGCAGCGGCCGGATGGCCGCCAGGCGATGGAACAGGGCGGTGCTGATCGCGGCGGTGATGATGATCGTGGCGGCCAGGCTCATGCCCAGCATCCAGACCAGCTTCATCACCATGCTCGTGGTGGAGACGGGCCCCCAGGCCGGCATGCCCAGCAGCAGCAGCGCCACGGCCACCAGCCCCAGCCGGCCCAGGGCGGGCAGGCCGGAGAAGAGCCGCTCCAGCCTCTCGCGCTGGAACCAGAGCGCCGAGCCGAGGAAGAAGAGCGGCATCCACTGGAACAGGAAGGCGAGGCTGCCCAACATCGTCATGGGCAGGGTCTGGCCATCCAGGCTCATGAAGCCGGCCGCCACCAGATAGAGGCCCAGGGCCAGCAGCGGCGCCCAGAGGCTGCGGCTCCGCACCAGCAGGAAGACAAGCGGGAAGAGCAGCGAGGCCCGCAACTCGACGATCAGGCTCCACATCGGGGCGTTCAGGTCGTGATACGGCTCCATGCCATAGGCGGCGAGATGGCCGAGGAGCAGGTCCGGCGTGAGCGGCACCGACCAGGAGGTCGCATTCAGCCAGCCGCTCATGCCAGGGACGGCACCCTTATAGGTTGCAACATAGAGTCCGGCCGCCACCAGCACCGCGACGGCGAAGGGCAGGTAGATCCGGCACAGCCGCTTCACCACATACTGCCCGTAGGAGATGCCGCGCCCGTTCTCGAAGGATGCGGAGAGGACGAAGCCGCTCAGCACGAAGAACACCGCGACGCAGCCCGGCCCGGCCACCAGGAAGCGTGCCGGCGTGTATTTCAACGCGAAAAACAGATAGTCGGCCGGACCGGATGCCTCGGTCAGCGGCGGCACGTAGAATGCCTGTGGAAACGACATCCACACATGGTGAAGAAGCACGATGAAAGCGGCGAGACCTCGCACGACGTCCAGTTCATGATAGCGCCTGGAAGGCATTCGTCCTGATCTCCCTTGGTGATCAGCAGAGAGGCGCCGGCGGAGGGATATTCAACCCATCCGACAAGACATGGCGTTCAATGCAATCTAAAATAAAATTACATCCGGATCATGAGACGTTCGCATGATGGCAAACGGGAAAGCAAGAAAACTGCTGGGATCCGGATCATGAAATGTTTTGGAAACGGACCGGCTCCCCCCGGTCCTCCTTCCTGTTGCCCCTTCTCGACTTGAACCCTCAGCCCTCGCCCGGCGCCTTGGCTTCGATGGCAAGGGCATGCATGCCACTGGCGAATTCCCCCGCCAGGGCCATGTTCACGGCGCGCTGCCGCGCCACCCTGGATTGCCCCAGGAAACCCGGCCAGACCACCCGGACGGTATAATGCGTCTCGCCCCCCGGACGGGCACCGGAATGGCCGGCGTGCTGATGGCTGTCATCGCGCACCGCGATCTCGGCGCCCGGGAAAGCCTTGGCCAGCGCGGCTTGCAGTCGGGTGGCGCGCGCGCCAGCAGGATGAGGATGCTCTGGGATCATGCAACCGCTTTTTCCATGCGTTACCGATGTTTGTGAAGCGTAGGATACTGCCTTGCCCGCATGGCGCCGGACGCCCATAAGGGGGACACCATGGCCCGACGCGGCACGACACACACTCCGCCCTCACCCGGAAGCAGCAGCTTCCGCCGTTGCGATTTCCCCGGCTGCGAGGCGGCCGGGGAGTTTCGCGCCCCTCGCGACCGGTCTCGCCTGCGCGACTATTATCATTTCTGTCTGGAACATGTCCGCGCCTACAACCAGGCGTGGGATTTCTACAAGGGAATGACGCCGGAGGAGATCGAGGTCCATCTCAAGGAGGATTCCGGCTGGCAGCGCCCGACCTGGCCGCTTGGCCGCCTCGGCATGCAGGGCAAGTTCGATCCCTCGCAGCTCAAGGACCCGCTCGGCCTCTTCGCCGACGCCAAGCCCACCCCTCGAAAGTCGGCGACCAAGGCCCCAGCTGAGCTCCGTGCGGCGCTCGACGTGCTGGGCCTCGGCTGGCCTCTCGAAGAGGATGCGCTGCGCGAGCGTTGGAAAGAACTCGCCAAGCGCTATCATCCCGACACCAACGGAGGCGACAAGTCGGCCGAGGAGCGTCTGAAGGACGTGAACCGTGCCTACAGCCTGCTGCGCAAGCGGCTCGCCACCATGGGGGCCCAGGCGACCAGCGTCGCCGCCTGAGGCCCTTGCCACACTGACACTGAGAAGCGGGAACACCCCCGATGGACACCATCGCCACCTTGCCCGATAGCCGTCCCGACATGCCCGACGCGCGGGTCAAGGTGCGCGAGGTCTTCGGGATCGACACGGATCTCGAGGTTCCGGCCTTCTCGAACCCGACCGAGCACGTGCCGGAGCGCGACCCGACCTATCGCTTCGACCGCGACACGACGCTCGCCATCCTGGCCGGCTTCGCCTTCAACCGCCGCGTGATGATCCAGGGCTATCACGGCACGGGCAAGTCCACCCATGTGGAGCAGGTGGCCGCCCGGCTGAACTGGCCCTGCATCCGCGTGAACCTGGACAGCCACATCAGCCGCATCGACCTGGTGGGCAAGGACGCCATCGTCCTGAAGGACGGCAAGCAGGTCACCGAGTTCAAGGAAGGCATCCTTCCCTGGGCCCTGCAGCGCCCCTGCGCCATCGTGTTCGACGAGTACGATGCCGGCCGCCCGGACGTGATGTTCGTGATCCAGCGCGTGCTGGAGGTCGAGGGCAAGCTCACCCTGCTGGACCAGAACCGCGTGATCCGCCCGCATCCGGGCTTCCGCATCTTCGCCACCGCCAACACGGTGGGCCTGGGCGACACGACCGGTCTGTATCACGGCACGCAGCAGATCAACCAGGGCCAGATGGACCGCTGGAACATCGTGGCGACGCTGAACTACCTGCCGCACAAGCAGGAGACCGACATCGTTTCCGCCAAGATGGGCGTGACCGACGCGAAGGGCCGCAAGCAGATCGAGGCGATGGTCAGCCTCGCCGACCTGACGCGCGCGGGCTTCATCGCCGGCGACATCTCCACCGTCATGTCGCCGCGCACGGTCATCACCTGGGCCGAGAACGCCAAGATCTTCGGCGATGTCGGCTTCGCCTTCCGCCTTTCCTTCCTCAACAAGTGCGACGAGGCGGAGCGCGCCACGGTGGCCGAGTACTACCAGCGCTGCTTCAACGAGGAGATCCCGACGGGCCTCTACGTGAAGGCCTGACGGCGACGGGGCGGATGGGAGGGCCCTTCCTCCGCCCCACGGGATGACTGCGGCTGGTGGGAGAGGTTTTCCGTGAGCAATTCCAAGGATCTGTCCCGCCAGGAGGAGTTCAAGCGGGCCACCGCCGGCGCGGTCCGCGCCATTGCCCGCACCGATGACGTGCAGGTGGCCTTCCAGCCCGGCCCCTCCGGCCTGACCGGCAAGCGCGCCCGCCTGCCGCTGCCGACCCGGGCCCTGCCGCCCGCGGAGATGGCGCGCCTGCGCGGCGCCGCCGATGCCGTGGCGCTCAAGCTGCGATACCACGACGAGGCCACCCACGCCGCCCGCCTGCCCGCGCGCCGCGACGCGAAGGAGGTCTTCGACACGCTGGAGCAGGCGCGCGTCGAGGCGGTGGGCAGCCGGGCGATGCCGGGCGTCGCCGCCAACCTCCAGGCACGGCTGACCGAGCAGGCCGAGGCCGAGGGCTATGACCGCATGACCCGCAAGGACCAGCTGCCGCTGCCGGTGGCGCTGGGCCTGCTGGCGCGGGAGAAGCTGTCCGGCGAGCCGGTGCCCGAGCCCGCCCGCCGCGTCCTCGACCTGTGGCGCGACACGCTGGGCGAGCGGGCCGAGGCCGCGCTCGACGAGATGGCGGGCAGCACCGAGGACCAGGACGCCTTTGCCCGCGCCGCCCGCAAGCTGCTGACCGCGCTCGACCTCGCCGAGGCCGAGGTGGAGGCCGAGAGCAGCGAGGACGAGGAGCAGCAGGGCGATCAGGGCGCCGATTCCTCCCAGGTCCAGGACAATTCCGGCGAGGGCGAGGCGCAGTCCGAGGATGCCGAGAGCATGCTCGGCGCCCAGCCCGAGCAGGCCCAGGGCGAGGCCGCCGAGGATGAGGGCGAGGGCGAGGAGGAGGACGGTTCCGCCGCCGAGGGCGAGGACCGCCCGGGCGGGCCGCAGCAGCGCAAGGAGGTCCCCGCCTCCGACGATGCCTCCGTCTATCGCGCCTATACGCGGAAGTTCGACGAGGAGGTCGGCGCCGACGACCTTTGCGATCCGGAGGAGCTGGCCCGTCTGCGGCAGCAGCTCGACCAGCAGCTTTCCCACCTGCAGGGCGTCGTCTCCAAGCTGGCCAACCGGCTGCAGCGCCGCCTGATGGCGCAGCAGCAGCGCGCCTGGGATTTCGACCTGGAGGAAGGGGTGCTGGACGTGGCGCGGCTGGCCCGGGTCATCTCCAACCCGACCTATTCGCTGTCCTACAAGCGCGAGCGCGAGGCGGACTTCCGCGACACGGTCGTCACCCTGCTGATCGACAATTCCGGCTCGATGCGCGGCCGGCCGATCACCGTGGCCGCCATGTGCTGCGACATCCTGGCCCGCACGCTGGAGCGCTGCTCGGTGAAGACCGAGATCCTGGGCTTCACCACCCGCGCCTGGAAAGGCGGCCAGTCGCGCGAGCGCTGGGTGCAGGATGGCAAGCCGCGCAACCCGGGCCGGCTGAACGACCTGCGCCATGTCGTGTACAAGGCGGCGGACGAGCCCTGGCGCCGGGCGCGCAAGAATCTCGGCCTGATGCTGCGCGAGGGGCTGCTCAAGGAGAACATCGACGGCGAGGCGCTGGACTGGGCCTATAAGCGCATGCTCGCCCGCCCGGAGCACCGCCGCATCCTGATGGTGATCTCGGATGGGGCGCCGGTGGATGACAGCACCCTCTCGGTGAATCCCGGCAACTACCTGGAGCGGCATCTGCGCAAGGTGATCGCGGATATCGAGGGACGCGACATCGTGGAGCTGGTGGCCATCGGCATCGGCCATGACGTCACGCGCTATTACCGCCGCGCCGTGACCATCGTGGATGCCGAGGAGCTGGGCGGCACGATGATGCAGAAGCTGGCCGAGCTGTTCGACGAGGATGCCGCGGCCGCCTATCAGCGCGCCGCCGCGGAACGCTCCCCCGCCCTGATCTGACGGGCTTGCGCCGGCGTCGCCTGCTCGGGGGCGGGCTGCTGGCCGCCACGGCCGGGCTGGGCGGCTGCGCCCTGGCCCTGCGTCCCGGTGGCGGGCCCCTGTCGCGCCCCCTGCCGCCACCGGAGGGCGATCCGCCCTTCGGGGCGGGGCGCGTGCTGGGGGTGCTGGAGTTGGATGCCCGGCGCCTGGGTGGCGAGGGCCTGTCCGGCCTGCATGTCTCCGACGAGCTTCTCCTCACCGCGATCGGCGATCGCGGCGCCTGGTGCCATGCGCGGCTCGTGCTGGATGAGCGGGGCGTGCCGCTGCGGCTGGAGGCGCCGCGCACCGGGCGCCTGCACGATGCGCGCTGGCGCGCCCTGCCCGTTCCCTTCTCGGCCGATGCGGAAAGCCTGGCCCGCCTGCCGGACGGCTCCTGGCTGGTCGGCTTCGAGCGCTGGCACCGGATCTGGCGCTATCGCGACCTGAACGGACCGGCCGAGCCGGTCGAGGCGCCGCCGAGGCTGGAGGAGGCACCGCTGAACGGGGGGCTGGAAAGCCTCGCCGTGCTGGCGGACGGACGCTGGCTCGCCATCGCCGAGAAGTACCATGCGGACGAGGCCGGCACGCTGCGCCATGCCTGGATCGGAGGACCGGGGCGCTGGCAGGCCCTGGCCTATCGCCCCGCACCGGGCTTCGATCCCTCCGACGCCTGTCCCCTGCCGGATGGCGGCGCGCTGGTGCTGGAGCGGCATTTCTCCTGGCTGGACGGGCTGCGTGGGCGGCTCTGCCACATCCCGGAGGAGCGCCTGACCCGGGCCGCGGCCGGCAGCGTGCTGGAAGGCGATGGGCTTCTGGACCTGGCCGACCCGCTGCCCACGGACAACTGGGAAGGGGTCAGCGTCTTCCACCACCGGGGGCAACGGCTGGCCGCCCTCATCTCGGACGATAACGGCCTGCCCATCCAACGGACCTTGCTGATGGTGGTCCGCCTCTGACGGGCCTCCCCGTCAGGCGCCTGCCCCGGAATCGAGCAGGCGGTGTTCGGGCAGCGTCATCCAGACGCGGCTGCCGATGCCGCTCATGGCCTCGACCGTCAGGTCGCCGCCATGCGCGTGCAGGAGATCGCGCGACGTGGCGAGGCCGAGTTCCAGCCCGCGCGTCCCGGCGCGCGTGACCATCGTGTCGCCGAGATCGGCCACGGTCGCACCATGGCCCTCATCCTCGACCACCAGGGCGAAGCGGCCCGGCTGGCGGCGGATATGGATGGCGATGCAGTCGCCCATGCCGGTGTCCCGCACCGCCCTCGCCAGGATCTGGAACAGCACCCGGCCGATGGCCCGCCGGTCGCCGAGCAGGGCGACATTCTCGCATTCCGGGTCGATCCGCCACAGGCGCATGCCCTCCCCCATGGGGCGCTGCACCTCAACCAGGGCTTCCTGGAGCAGCTCGCCGAGCCGCAGGGGTTCCTCGGTCAGCCGCCGGCCCTGTCCCTGCGCGGCCTGATGCTCCGCGAGGCTGTCGCTCGTTTCGTCGGCGAGGTTGAGCAGATGCGCGGCGCCGCTGCGGAGCCGGCCGATGGTCTGGAGGTAGAGGGAGGTGGAGACGGTGAGGTCCGGGTGCTGCGCCAGCCGCTCGGACAGGGCCATCAGCTCCAGCCCGGGCCGGGTCAGCTCGCGGGCCAGGATGCCCAGATGGCGGCGCTGGGCCGCCAGGGCGTCCTGCTCCACGGCCAGCCGCGCCTCGGCCACACGGGCCCGGCGGGACTGCCTCAGGGCGACGGCTCCCAGGCCCAGCGCGGCCAGGATGGCCACGAGGGCAAGGAGCGTCAGAATCGGAACGAAAGCCATATCCCCCCCATTATAGGGGAGGATCGGTTAATTGCCCCTGAAGACTTAGGCCGCCTGCTTCTTGACCTGGGCGCGCACGATGCGGCGCTTCAGGGTCAGGGCCTCGGTGCCGAGCTTCCGGTCGGCGGTGCCGAGCAGGAAGGAGTCGAGACCGCCATTGTGCTCCACCGTACGGATGCCGTTGGTGGTCAGGCGAAGCTGCACCGCCGTGCCGAGCACATCGGAGAAGAAGGACGCCTGCTGCAGGTTGGGCAGATAACGGCGGCGGGACTTGTTGTTGGCGTGGCTGACGTTGTTGCCGGTCAGCACGCCCTTGCCGGTGATGTCACAGCGGCGGGCCATGTCGTTAAACCTCGAAATCGCGAACGCGCGGGAAGGGCGGCCCTATGGCCCACCAGGCCCGCGGCGTCAAGTTTTGTTCCCGGGGGGAACGGTCCGGACAGGACCATCCCGCCCCCGGGAGCGGGATTCAGTGGGAGCCGCGCATGCTTTCCAGTTCGCCGCGCTCCACCGATTCGAGGGCGCTGCGCAGCACGCGGGCGATGGCCTTGTCCTCCATCGAACGCGCCATCAGCCCCAGCGCGCCGCCCAGCAGGGCCGAGGCGACCGAGATCGGGGCGATGTTCTGCTCCGTCATGTACTCGATGGCCTTGTCCACGATGGAACCGGCATGGCTCAGATCCTCCGGGGCCATTTCGTCGAGCTTGTTGTTCCCCGGGTTGTCAGACGCCATCAGGGGCTCTCCTCAAAAATGCAGTCGGGCGCAACATGGTCACGCCGTGGCCGGGGTGGAAGCCCCTTCGGCCAGGCCGTGCCGGCGGCGGGCGGCCTCC from Roseomonas gilardii includes the following:
- the rpmB gene encoding 50S ribosomal protein L28 is translated as MARRCDITGKGVLTGNNVSHANNKSRRRYLPNLQQASFFSDVLGTAVQLRLTTNGIRTVEHNGGLDSFLLGTADRKLGTEALTLKRRIVRAQVKKQAA
- a CDS encoding J domain-containing protein; its protein translation is MAPDAHKGDTMARRGTTHTPPSPGSSSFRRCDFPGCEAAGEFRAPRDRSRLRDYYHFCLEHVRAYNQAWDFYKGMTPEEIEVHLKEDSGWQRPTWPLGRLGMQGKFDPSQLKDPLGLFADAKPTPRKSATKAPAELRAALDVLGLGWPLEEDALRERWKELAKRYHPDTNGGDKSAEERLKDVNRAYSLLRKRLATMGAQATSVAA
- the cobS gene encoding cobaltochelatase subunit CobS, coding for MDTIATLPDSRPDMPDARVKVREVFGIDTDLEVPAFSNPTEHVPERDPTYRFDRDTTLAILAGFAFNRRVMIQGYHGTGKSTHVEQVAARLNWPCIRVNLDSHISRIDLVGKDAIVLKDGKQVTEFKEGILPWALQRPCAIVFDEYDAGRPDVMFVIQRVLEVEGKLTLLDQNRVIRPHPGFRIFATANTVGLGDTTGLYHGTQQINQGQMDRWNIVATLNYLPHKQETDIVSAKMGVTDAKGRKQIEAMVSLADLTRAGFIAGDISTVMSPRTVITWAENAKIFGDVGFAFRLSFLNKCDEAERATVAEYYQRCFNEEIPTGLYVKA
- a CDS encoding sensor histidine kinase; its protein translation is MAFVPILTLLALVAILAALGLGAVALRQSRRARVAEARLAVEQDALAAQRRHLGILARELTRPGLELMALSERLAQHPDLTVSTSLYLQTIGRLRSGAAHLLNLADETSDSLAEHQAAQGQGRRLTEEPLRLGELLQEALVEVQRPMGEGMRLWRIDPECENVALLGDRRAIGRVLFQILARAVRDTGMGDCIAIHIRRQPGRFALVVEDEGHGATVADLGDTMVTRAGTRGLELGLATSRDLLHAHGGDLTVEAMSGIGSRVWMTLPEHRLLDSGAGA
- the cobT gene encoding cobaltochelatase subunit CobT, with amino-acid sequence MSNSKDLSRQEEFKRATAGAVRAIARTDDVQVAFQPGPSGLTGKRARLPLPTRALPPAEMARLRGAADAVALKLRYHDEATHAARLPARRDAKEVFDTLEQARVEAVGSRAMPGVAANLQARLTEQAEAEGYDRMTRKDQLPLPVALGLLAREKLSGEPVPEPARRVLDLWRDTLGERAEAALDEMAGSTEDQDAFARAARKLLTALDLAEAEVEAESSEDEEQQGDQGADSSQVQDNSGEGEAQSEDAESMLGAQPEQAQGEAAEDEGEGEEEDGSAAEGEDRPGGPQQRKEVPASDDASVYRAYTRKFDEEVGADDLCDPEELARLRQQLDQQLSHLQGVVSKLANRLQRRLMAQQQRAWDFDLEEGVLDVARLARVISNPTYSLSYKREREADFRDTVVTLLIDNSGSMRGRPITVAAMCCDILARTLERCSVKTEILGFTTRAWKGGQSRERWVQDGKPRNPGRLNDLRHVVYKAADEPWRRARKNLGLMLREGLLKENIDGEALDWAYKRMLARPEHRRILMVISDGAPVDDSTLSVNPGNYLERHLRKVIADIEGRDIVELVAIGIGHDVTRYYRRAVTIVDAEELGGTMMQKLAELFDEDAAAAYQRAAAERSPALI
- a CDS encoding esterase-like activity of phytase family protein, with product MRRRRLLGGGLLAATAGLGGCALALRPGGGPLSRPLPPPEGDPPFGAGRVLGVLELDARRLGGEGLSGLHVSDELLLTAIGDRGAWCHARLVLDERGVPLRLEAPRTGRLHDARWRALPVPFSADAESLARLPDGSWLVGFERWHRIWRYRDLNGPAEPVEAPPRLEEAPLNGGLESLAVLADGRWLAIAEKYHADEAGTLRHAWIGGPGRWQALAYRPAPGFDPSDACPLPDGGALVLERHFSWLDGLRGRLCHIPEERLTRAAAGSVLEGDGLLDLADPLPTDNWEGVSVFHHRGQRLAALISDDNGLPIQRTLLMVVRL